The following DNA comes from Halostagnicola kamekurae.
CGAAACGGCCAAACGACTCGGCCGCGTCCGTCTTCGCATGAAGTTCGCGCCCGGTGCCTGGAAGTACGCGATCTGGCCGCTCGTGGTCGCCCCCTTCGCGGTTCTGATCAGCGCCACCGCGAGCGTCGTCTCGCTCGCACTCGGCGTCGCAACGCTCGCGTTCTTTCGCGACCCCGACCGAACGCCGCCGGTATCCGGCACCGTCGCCCCGGCCGATGGGAACGTCTCCGTCCTGCGAACCGAGGGCGACCGCACTCGCCTCGGGATCTTCATGAACGTCTGGCACGTCCACGTCGTCCGGTCGCCGTTCGACGCCACGGTGGTGGACGTCGAACACGTCGACGGCGCGAACAGGCCGGCGTTCTCGAAGGACTCCGATCGGAACGAACGGGTCCACGTCACGCTCGAGCTCGAGGACCCGGCTGCCGTCGTCCCCGACCAAGCCGACGTCGTCTCCGATCCCAACTCGCAAGCGCCCACCGCGACCGTCACCTTCGTCGCCGGCGCGTTCGCCAGACGGATTCACCCCTACGTCGAAGCGGGCGATCGACTCGAGCGCGGGCAGCGAATCGGCCACATCGCGTTCGGTAGCCGCGTCGACGTGCTGTTCCCGACCGGCGTCTCGGGCGACGATATCGCCGTCGAACCGGGCCAATCGACGACAGCGGGCGAAACCGTCATCCTGGACGCACCGCCGACGGCGGACGAAACCGGATTGGCGGGAGCGACCGACGAGCCGTAGCGCGATGGAAGACCGTAACGCGATCGATTATCGACGCAGTCAGCTATCGGAGCGCGGCCGATTACCGAGCGCGACCGGCGGTCCGCCCGGTCGTTCTCGAGTTTACCGGTTGTCCTCGAGTGCGTCCCGCGCCGCCTCGAGATGCGCGCGTTCGATGACGACGTCGCCCGCACGTTCGTTGGCTTCTTCTGGGCCGTACTCCGTGGCTACCTCTCGGATGGCCTTCATCGAAGCGTCGCGAACCAGCGCCTCGAGGTCCGCACCCGTGTGCCCCTCGAGTTCGTCCGCGAAGGCGTCGATGTCCACGTCGTCGGCGAAGGGCTTGCCGCGGGTGTGGACCTCGAGGATCTTGCGCCGAGCCTCGGTGTCTGGTTCGGGGACAAGTACGTGCGTGTCGAGTCGGCCGGGTCGGAGCAACGCCGGATCGATGAAGTCCCGGCGGTTGGTCGCGGCGAGGACGACGAGGTTCGGATTCTCGCTCATCCCGTCGAGTTCCGTCAGGAGCTGTGAGACGACGCGTTCGGTGACCTCGTGGCTCTCGCCTCGAGTCCCTGCGATGGCGTCGATCTCATCGAAGAAGACGATCGACGGAGCGGCCTGCCGTGCGCGTTCGAACACCTTTCGAATGGCCTTCTCCGACTCGCCGACGTACCGATCGACGATCTCCGGGCCGTCGACGCGAACGAAGTTAACGTCGGTTTCGCCCGCGAGCGCTCGCGCGAGGAGGGTCTTCCCGGTTCCGGGCGGGCCGTGGAGCAAGACGCCGGAGGGCGGATCAGTGTTGGTCTCCTCGAAGAGCCGTTCGTACGTCAACGGCCACTCGACCGACTCGCGCAGCGTTCGCTTTGCGTCCTCGAGTCCGCCGACGTCCGTGAAGTCGGTCGTCGGCGATTCTGCGACGTACTCGCGCATCGCCGAGGGCTCGACGGACGCGAGCGCCGCGTCGAAGTGGGATCTGGTCACCTTCGGGTCCTGATTCCACGCCGTGCGACCGTCGGCGTCGGTCGGCCTGCCTCGAATTGCGGCCATGGCCGCCTCGCTGGCTACCGCGTCCAGATCCGCGCCGACGAATCCGTGCGTTCGAGCCGCTATCTTGTCGATTCGAACGTCGTCGGCCAACGGCATGCCGCGGGTGTGGACCTGTAAAATCTCCTTGCGGCCCTCCTCGTCGGGAACGCCGATCTGAATCTCCCGGTCGAATCGGCCGCCGCGTCTGAGCGCCGGATCGATCGAGTCCACGCGGTTCGTCGCCCCGATGACGATCACCTCGCCGCGGGCGTCGAGGCCGTCCATCAGCGTCAGCAACTGCCCGACGATCCTGTTTTCGGCGTCGCCGTCGTCGTCCCGCGTGCCGGCGATAGAGTCGATCTCGTCGAAGAAGATGATCGTCGGCGAGTTCTCTCGAGCGGCCTCGAAGGTCTCCCGAAGCTGTTCTTCGGATTCGCCCTTGTACTTCGACATGATCTCCGGGCCAGAGACGGTCTCGAAGTTGGCGTCGACCTCGTTTGCCACCGCTCGAGCGATCAGCGTCTTGCCCGTGCCGGGCGGTCCGTAGAGCAACACGCCGGAGGGCGGTTCGACGCCGAGGCGCTGGAAGAGGTCCGGCTCCGAGAGCGGGAGCTCGATCATCTCGCGGACGAGCTCGAGTTCCTCGTCGAGGCCGCCGATATCCTCGTAGGTCACGCCCGAGGGCGTCTCCGGTTCGGCGTCGGGATCGCTTGTCTGTTCTGACGCGGACGATTGACTAGTGGCGGGCTCGCTCGCCGTCGGATCCGCCTGGGCGACGTCGATCGACGTCGAACTCGTGATGCGAACGTCACCGTCAGGATCCGTATCGAGCACGGTAAACGGCTCGGGCGCGACACCTTCGATGCGGATCTGCTCTCCGGATCGAATCGGTCGGTTGCGAAGTTTCTGGGTCGCGACCCGCTCTGCTAGCTGCGATTCGGCCTCGGCAAGTTCCGACGGCGCGCCGAGGGTGACACGTTCTGCCTGCCTGATCGCGGCGGTGTCTTTCGCCCGAACGACCACCGTATCGCCCACGTGAACGCCCGCGTTGGCCCGCGTGTCGCCGTCGATCTGGATCACCGTTTCCGGGATCGACGGATCGGCAGGCCACATCTTGGCGATCGTCGTCTGCTCGCCGTCGATCACGACGGTGTCACCGCTTAGCACACCAAGTTTCCGACGGGCGATTTCCGGGATTCGGGCGACGCCGCGTCCCGCATCCCGTTTCTCGGCGGCCCGAACGGTCAGGCTGACCTGCACGGAATCCGACTCACTCATACCCCATCGTTTCAGCCGTACGGTCTTGAGAATTGTCCTGGGCCGCTTTGGATCTCCCCGTGCTCGACTTGGCTTGCCACTCTGAACGTCGTCTCACCGCACCGTTCCCCTTCGAACCCACTGTGCCAGAGAAACGCCTTTGGGGTGTGACACCCCTAGACGATCCATGGTCGTCGAGACTGAGCGCGATAACGCCACCTGGTACGAGTGTGAGACCTGTGGGCTGCTCTTTACCGATGAGTCCGAAGCAACCGAACACGAAGCCCAGTGCGACGGAGACGATCCGTCCTACATTCAGTGACGGTCCAGCGCGGCTCATGACGGTCGGCTTCGAACGCCGGCTTCGGCCGCCACGTTGGCAACTCCCCGCCTACTCGAGGCGGTCCCGGTGTTCGGCAGCCAGTTCTTCGGCTTGCGCTCGAGTCTGCGTCGCCGTCCATCGAACGCGCTCCCCGTCGCCGTATGCGAGCGCCGTCTTGAGTTCGTCCCGCAGGATGCCGGTGCCGATCTGACGAACCGTGCCGTCCGCGTCACCGAGTTCGTAGACGCCCGGTCGGTCCGGGACCCGGCCGACGGTTCGCCGATCGAGATCGTGCCACTGCTTTCGAAGGGGCATTACTCTCCCCCTTCGACGAGTTCGTATGCGTGTTCGCTCATCTCGTCCTCGGCGAAGACGAACACCCGACCGTCGACGAGAGACGGCTCGGCATCGACGCGGATCGAGTACGCCTCCGTCGAAACCCGGACGCCGGGAAACAGCTCCTCCTCGTCGGTTCCCTCGAGCATGACCCGCCCGACGCCGGTCGTTTCGAGAATGTCGTCGTGAGTGTTGCGATCGTTGACGTAGGTCATCACGCCCTCGATACCATCGGGGTCGGTGACCAGCACGTGGACCTCCTTTCCCGGCGGCGTCGTGATCGACTCCTCGACAGCCTCTGGCGGCCCGTGATAGAACGCCTCGCGCCCGTCGAGGTAGTGGACGACGATACCGCCGTCGACCAGATCGACCTCGAGCGTGCTGGGGGGAACGTTGTTTCGCATGCTCATGCCCGGACTGACGTGATGAACTTGCAAAAACGAACCGCTCTCGCGTCGCGCGGCTCACCTCGGTATTTCTCGAGGACCGCACGGTTGACCACACCGGTCACAACGGCGTCGACCGCCAGCGGTAAATAGTCGCTCTGAATGGTGATAGATATGGACGGCCGTGCTGTCTCCCCCGCTGCAGGAACGGTGCTGAACGCGCTCGCGACCAGGACCGGGTCAGCCTTCGCTATCGACCTCGAGACGACAGCGACGGTCGATCTGACCGACGACGGCGAGATCGATGCCGAGATCGACGATCGGCCCGACGCGGACACGACGCTCATCGAATACTGTGCCGAACGCGTCCTCGAGCGATACGCCGAGGACGCGGGTCTCGACGCCGAAACGGTGGGCGCGCGCGTTCGCACCGAGAGCGAGATCCCGATGGCGGCCGGGCTCAAGAGTTCGAGCGCCGCGGCCAACGCGACCGTTGTGGCGACCCTCGACGCCCTCGAAATCGACGACGCCGTCGAGCGCGTCGACGCCTGCCGCCTCGGCGTGCAGGCCGCTCGAGACGCCGGCGTGACTGCAACGGGCGCGTTCGACGACGCAAGCGCGAGCATGCTCGGCGGCGTGACGATCACCGACAACACCACCGACGAACTGCTCGCTCACGAGAGCGTCGACTGGCACGCGCTGGTCTACACGCCGCCGGAGCAGGCGTTCAGCGCGGACGCGGACATCTCCGATTGCGAACGCATCGCGCCGATGGCGGATCTCGTCGCCGAACTCGCTCTCGACGGTCGGTACGGCGAGGCGATGACCGTCAACGGCTTCGCCTTTTGTGGCGCGCTCGGATTCTCCACCGGTCCGATGCTGGACGTCCTCCCGGACGTCGCGGGCGTCTCGCTGTCGGGCACCGGCTCGAGCTTCGTCGCGATCGGCGATAGAGAACAGCTCGAGGGGGTTCGCGACCGCTGGGACCGACGGGACGGATCGACGCGACTGTTGCGGACACGAACCGACGGAACACGAACGCTGTAACATACTCAGGACTATCTATGACCGAGGAATCACCGTCAAACGGGGAGAATCGAACGCCGGAGGAGATGGATCTCGAAGAGCTACGCGAGGAGATCCGTACGATCGACCAGGAACTGGTCGAACTGATCGCCCAGCGGACGTACGTCGCGGACACCATCGCCGCGGTCAAAGACGAACGGGACCTACCGACGACCGACGAGAAACAGGAAGAACAGGTCATGGAACGAGCGGGGGAAAACGCGGCGCAGTTCGATCTCGATCCGAACCTCGTGAAGGCGACGTTTCGAATGCTGATCGAACTGAACAAGGTTCACCAGCGCGAGAATCGGTAGCAAACAACACTGAGTTCACGTATGTATTGCTGTTTCTTCTCGTCGATAGCTTCAGCGGTCGGACGGCGAAACACCTACAGTAACACGCACGTAATACGACCGTATGTCTGAAGCGGCCACAAACAACGGCGATGACGAGATTGTCACGGTGAACTTCAAAGTCACACGGTCGTTTCTCGACGAAATCGAAGACACGTGGCAGGGACGAGGATTCAACAGCCGGAGCGAATTTATTCGGTATACCCTACGCGATGCCATCGAACATCCTACGTTCGACCGCGACGAACTCGTTGCACTCCTCCAAGCCGAAGAGGACGTTCGTGAACAACGAACGATGAGTGCCGAAGAAGCACGCGAACGATTCGGCACTGACGGGGCGAATGAGTGACGACGAGTGGACGTGGGAACTAGCGTCGAAAGCACAAGACGACCTCAGTACGCTCAACTCGAACGAGCAACAGCGAATCATCGACAAACTCGACGAAATCATCGATTCCCCGTGGCGCGATCCGCCAGACTATGGCGAACCGCTCCAGAACAGCCCACGCCGGAAAGTTCGCATTGGTGAATTCCGCCTTGCGGTAACGTTCCACCGAAACGAGTATCGAATGATCGTCGCGCGCATCAAACGCCGCGGTGGCGCGTATACCGCTGACGACGATTGAGTAGCTTTGCCGAAAATACTCACTCCGTACTCCCTCTAATCACCATCACCTTCACCCGCCGAACACCGTCGAAGTCACGAAGTTGGTAGGTCAATTCGCGAACTCGCTCGGCCGACCCCCGACAGAACAGCGACTCGAGACACCACTCACCCTGGTGGGTGTGACTGGTGTTGAGGATGACGTCCTGATACCGGTGCTGGACGGCGTGTAGTTCTCGAATTACCTCGTGGTGGCGATAATCGAAGGCGAGGAGGGAAACGACGTCACCGCTGGTGTCCTCGAGGCGGGAGTGGGATTCGATGTACTCGAGCATCGCTTCCCTGACCGCCCGTGACCTGTTTTCTAACTCCTGTTCTTGCCAGACCTGATCGAACTCTTCGACGACGTCATCGGGGATGTTGAAGCTCGTTCGCATACGTGTACTCTCCGCTTGGGTTCAGACGGCCCGCCTGTATTACGATTCCCCCGATACGGTAGTAACAACCGTTATCCTCGCATCGTCGGATACCTACTCGTATAGATGTTTCATGGAGACTCGTTCGGCCTTCTCCTCGGGGCGGTCGCACTGGGTGCCGTTCACGGTATCGAACCGGGCCACGGGTGGCCCGTTGCCGCCTCCTATGCGCTCGACCAGACTAACAAGTGGGTGTACGGATTTGCGGCGAGTTTCATCATTGGCGTCGGCCACCTCGTGAGCAGCATCGCGATGGTCGGCGTGTTCTTCTACGCGAAGAGCTATTTCGAACTCACACAGGTCAACGAGCCGATTACGATAGCCAGTGGCATCCATATCGGCGGCCCAGTCAGTCTCGTGGCCGGTATCTTGCTGATCGCGCTCGGCGTCCGTGAGTACTTCCACGGACACTCTCACGGCGGTCACGACGATGACCAAGACTCCGGTCAGAACCACCACGGAGACCCGAACGAACACGAACACGAACACGATTCGGATACTCATCGTCACGACTCGGAGGAGCATCACGGCCATGTACTCGAGGAAAGCCACAGCAATGCGCATGAGGAGGCTCATTCGCATGATCGCATCCACAGCAATCCGCACGATCACGATGATAACGGCGTACTTTCGCGTCTGAAGGGGTTCGTTCCGTTCGTCGGCGGGCACTCGCATTCACACGATGATCCCAGTGAGACCGCCGACCGGGGACTTCTCGGTATCGCCTGGTTCGCGTTCGTTCTCGGGTTTGCCCACGAGGAGGAGTTCGAAATTATCGCGCTTTGTGCCGGATCGAATCACTGTCTTGAGTTGATGAGCGCATACGCGCTCACCGTGATCCTGGGTATCGTCGGACTGACGATGCTGTTGATCGCGGGCTACCAGCACTCCGAGGAGAAAGTCGAGCAGTACACGCCGTATCTCCCGGTGTTCTCCGCCGCCGTCCTCGTTGTTATGGGAGTCGGGTTTATTATCGGGCTTTTCTGACCCATCGTCTTTTTTACATAGAAACGATCCAGTAACAGGCGGTCCGGCGACAGGTAGCGCCTCTGTGCTCTTTCGAAGATACGACGCAGTCCCGTGGGATTGACCGCCGATAGCAGGCCGGCGGAGAAACCCGGGGGTTACTCTCCGGGATTCTCGTCGGGCCCGAAAGCTCGATTGCTGGTTCGCATCCCCTGGTAGGCGAGAATAGCGCCCACGACGAAGACGATCGTTGCGAGATAGATTGGGCCAAGGTGGGACGTCCAACTGTACGTGAAGAGCTCCATATAGTGCATCGGGAGTGCGAGTCCGAGGCCGACCACGGCGCCCACGACCGCAGTGGCCCACGCCCACAGCTGACCGGTGCGAACACCGTACCACGACAGCGCCGCGATGGCGATCCCGGTGGTGATGATGAACGCCGCGGTCGCGACGTGGAGGTGGTTGATGTAGTGCATAACCGCCGGATCGATCGCGTTGAGATCCGCGGGAGTGACTCCGTTCAAGGTCGCGACGCCGAGTTCGAACCCGGTGCCGAAGAACGTTCTGGCGAGGAACACCATCCCGTACCCGACGAATGCGATACCCGCCAGCGCCATCAGTACAGATCCGCTTCGTCCGCCGCGGCCGAGTTCGTAGTCAGTTTCGTGCTGTTCGACGGTTGCTCGATCGACGCTCATAGTTCGGCTTTCCCTTGTATTGGCGTTCGTCCGTCGAGTCAGACCTCGACTTCGGTTACGTGTTGTTCCTCGATCTCCTCGAGGCTGTAGTCTTTTCCGTGCTGGTATCGGACGTGATCGCGGGTGATCTCGAGGAGTCGGTCTCTGTCGTTTTCCTCGGTCCGCATGAGGAAAAGACAGCCCGAGACCTCGGTGTCGCACGCTACTTGTAACGCTGTCTGCTGTTCTTCGGTCAGGGTGTCGTCTGGCATTGTCAGTCCCCTCCAAGTGGAGGTACAGCGAGCGTGGTGATGTAGGCATCTAGTGAATTTCGTGCGACTAGTGCGTTTCGTGCAGACGTTAGGTGCCGTGCAGGCGGTGGGTATCGTGCAGCCCTTGCATCTGGTCGTCGACAACGAAACGAGCGCACCGAAAGCGGAAACTGCGGGGAAACCCGTTGTGACCGCGCGATCCCGGTTAGGCTTCGGTCCCCTCGAGCGCGAGCGGCCGAGCCTCGTCGTGATAGGACTCGAAGATCGACTCCGCCCAGTCTCGCGCGACGGGGTCGTCCGTATCGAGTATCGCTCGAACCATTCCGCTGTCCGGGTCGTAGCAGCTAACGGCGATTCGGTCGTCGAAGAGGCTGACCCCGTAGGGCGGTAGATCGTCGTGTAGCTTGACGGTGAAATTCCGCCGCTCGAGGGCCGGCGAGCAGTGGTCTCGGTACGTCGAGAGGATGTATTCGGCGACGCTCGGCGGGTCGATGATCGACGTCTGCATTCCGCTTACGATCTGTTGGCGAAGCTCGTCCTTACAGGGCTCGAGTAGGGCGATATCGGCGCCGACGAAGCGAAACTGATCCGTTTCCCGGAGTAGCGACAGGAATCGATTGACCGGTGCGTACGGGGCGTCGGATTCGGCGACCGTCACAGTCGCATCGGCGACCATCTCGACGGTAAACCCGCCCGCATCGCTCGGAAACCACTGCCAGACGTCCCGAAGCGTTCGCTCGGTCTCGAGGCGGTCGATCAGGTCTCGCATTCCGGTCGCGACGAACGCACCCAGTTGCGTCGCTTCGTACCGATCGCCGTTTCTGCTGATCCAGTTTCGTTCTTCGAACGCGCGTACCGTCCGGCTGATCGTCGACGGCGACGCCGCCGTCTCGGCTCGAAGGTCTTCCCGGGTCGCTGGGCTTTCGGTCAACGCATCGAGGACGGCCACCCGATGCTTCGACCGGACGAGGAATTCGATGTCCTCGAGCGGGTCGCTGGTGGTTCTAAATAGCATGGTAATAGTACACACTCGAAGAGCATAGTTGTTGGTTCTTCCGCGATTACTAACAGATGACGAGTCGTCGTTCGAAGTTCGAATCGATGTTCGATAGCTCGGGCGGCTCCTCCCCTCTCGTCAGAAGGCCACTGTGAGAACAGTAACTGACGAATCCTGAAGCGGTTTCACGGGTTTCTTAGCGACCGAACGTAAGATTAGCCCGATGAGCATTCCCTCGTACATGGTCGCCATCGCCGGTGGGACCGGAGCCGGCAAGACGACGGTCTCGCGCGAACTCGCCGACGCCGTCGGCGAAGCGGTGACGCGGATTCCGCTCGATAACTACTACAAGGACCTCTCTCATCTCGAGTACGAGGAGCGAGAGTCGGTCAACTACGACCACCCCTCCGCGTTCGAGTGGGACCTCCTGTGTGACCACCTCGATTCGCTCTCGAGGGGGCAGGCGGTCGAGATGCCCCAGTACGATTTCGGCGTGCACAACCGCAAGGACGAGACGGTGACGGTCGAGCCGACTGACGTGATGGTACTCGAGGGGATCCTCTCGCTGTACGACGAGCGGATACTCGAAATGCTCGACTTGCGCGTCTACGTCATGACCGACGCGGACGTGCGCATTCTCCGGCGGATTCAGCGCGACGTCATCGAACGCGGACGCGATCTCGAGGGCGTCATCGACCGGTATCTCGGCACCGTCAAGCCGATGCACGAGCAGTTCGTCGAACCGACGAAATCTGACGCCGACGTCATCATTCCCGAGGGGGCGAATCGGGTCGCTGTCGATCTGCTCACCGAAAAAGTCCAGGCCGAACTCGGGACGGACTCGACTGACGTGACCGAGCGCGGTTCGTTCGACTCTCTCGAGGGCCGTTCGTCGACGGTCGGGACCGAATCAGATCGGTCGGACTAGTCGGACCGTTGGATCGGAGACGCTCGGGTGGATCCAAGGCGGCCCGATGAATCGGTCTCTACACCAGCGTCCGGTCGTTTAGGACATCGGTAGCGCGACTGTAGGCAGACACTGTCGGCGGTAGGCTGAGTCGTCCTCACGGACGAAAATAGATCACGGCGGCTGTCACTCGATGGATTCGAACTGACACGGTCGTTCGACACTCACCGGGAGTAGTACGATGCTACTCGTGACCGTCAGGGATTTCTAACAAATGATTGATACGCCGAGTGACGGAGAGGGCTCGTATGGTAGGGTACGACCGACGGCGGTTTCTCGCGGCCGCGGCGACCACGGCGGGTCTCTCGTCGATACCCGGATCCGCGCTGGGCGGCGGGGAGTCGAACGTCACTACAACCGGTGGAACCGAGTGGGAATACGCGAGGCCGCCGAGCAGTCTGTACGAGGACGTCCTTCGAATCGATGACGGCTATCTGGTCGTCGGCGGCACCGACGTTCCGGACGTATTCGAAACGCGAGGACTCGCAACGGCGCTTTCGACGGACGTCGAGGAGCGGTGGAATCGTACGTACCAGTCGACGCCACAACGAGAGGCTCGAGCGATGGAGCCCCAAATCGGACCGATCCCCGAGGATTGGCTGACCCTGGCGTTCGAGACCGGCGACGGCTATCTGTTGATCGGGTGGACTTACTTCGACAGCGCCGCGGTTTACGTTACTCGTGTCTACGAGGTCGACGAGGACGGCACTGTCCGAAGCGAGCGCTCGCTCGGCGACCTCGAGGACGCGTCCGCGTTCAGCTACCTGACCGACGGCGTCGAGACCGCCGACGGCTTTCTCTGCTGTGGGACCGAATCGCCCGGTATCTCGCTCGGAAGCGCCGGGTGGCTGGTGGACCTCGAGGGAGACGGCTCGGTCGCCGACTACACGAGAGTCCCGGCGACCGACCGTGATCTCGAGACGACGACCCGGTCCGACGTGTTTCAGGCGATTACGCCGGCCCCCGGCGGGTACGCCGTCGCCGGTTCGTACGAACCCGAACCGGATGCGCCAGCAGAGGGCTGGATCGTCGGCCTCGACGCGGACCTGAACCAGCGCTGGGACGAGCGGTTCG
Coding sequences within:
- a CDS encoding protein sorting system archaetidylserine decarboxylase, translated to MKFAPGAWKYAIWPLVVAPFAVLISATASVVSLALGVATLAFFRDPDRTPPVSGTVAPADGNVSVLRTEGDRTRLGIFMNVWHVHVVRSPFDATVVDVEHVDGANRPAFSKDSDRNERVHVTLELEDPAAVVPDQADVVSDPNSQAPTATVTFVAGAFARRIHPYVEAGDRLERGQRIGHIAFGSRVDVLFPTGVSGDDIAVEPGQSTTAGETVILDAPPTADETGLAGATDEP
- a CDS encoding CDC48 family AAA ATPase; translation: MSESDSVQVSLTVRAAEKRDAGRGVARIPEIARRKLGVLSGDTVVIDGEQTTIAKMWPADPSIPETVIQIDGDTRANAGVHVGDTVVVRAKDTAAIRQAERVTLGAPSELAEAESQLAERVATQKLRNRPIRSGEQIRIEGVAPEPFTVLDTDPDGDVRITSSTSIDVAQADPTASEPATSQSSASEQTSDPDAEPETPSGVTYEDIGGLDEELELVREMIELPLSEPDLFQRLGVEPPSGVLLYGPPGTGKTLIARAVANEVDANFETVSGPEIMSKYKGESEEQLRETFEAARENSPTIIFFDEIDSIAGTRDDDGDAENRIVGQLLTLMDGLDARGEVIVIGATNRVDSIDPALRRGGRFDREIQIGVPDEEGRKEILQVHTRGMPLADDVRIDKIAARTHGFVGADLDAVASEAAMAAIRGRPTDADGRTAWNQDPKVTRSHFDAALASVEPSAMREYVAESPTTDFTDVGGLEDAKRTLRESVEWPLTYERLFEETNTDPPSGVLLHGPPGTGKTLLARALAGETDVNFVRVDGPEIVDRYVGESEKAIRKVFERARQAAPSIVFFDEIDAIAGTRGESHEVTERVVSQLLTELDGMSENPNLVVLAATNRRDFIDPALLRPGRLDTHVLVPEPDTEARRKILEVHTRGKPFADDVDIDAFADELEGHTGADLEALVRDASMKAIREVATEYGPEEANERAGDVVIERAHLEAARDALEDNR
- a CDS encoding DUF7128 family protein, whose product is MVVETERDNATWYECETCGLLFTDESEATEHEAQCDGDDPSYIQ
- a CDS encoding DUF7508 domain-containing protein, whose product is MPLRKQWHDLDRRTVGRVPDRPGVYELGDADGTVRQIGTGILRDELKTALAYGDGERVRWTATQTRAQAEELAAEHRDRLE
- a CDS encoding DUF5796 family protein, which produces MSMRNNVPPSTLEVDLVDGGIVVHYLDGREAFYHGPPEAVEESITTPPGKEVHVLVTDPDGIEGVMTYVNDRNTHDDILETTGVGRVMLEGTDEEELFPGVRVSTEAYSIRVDAEPSLVDGRVFVFAEDEMSEHAYELVEGGE
- a CDS encoding shikimate kinase; its protein translation is MDGRAVSPAAGTVLNALATRTGSAFAIDLETTATVDLTDDGEIDAEIDDRPDADTTLIEYCAERVLERYAEDAGLDAETVGARVRTESEIPMAAGLKSSSAAANATVVATLDALEIDDAVERVDACRLGVQAARDAGVTATGAFDDASASMLGGVTITDNTTDELLAHESVDWHALVYTPPEQAFSADADISDCERIAPMADLVAELALDGRYGEAMTVNGFAFCGALGFSTGPMLDVLPDVAGVSLSGTGSSFVAIGDREQLEGVRDRWDRRDGSTRLLRTRTDGTRTL
- a CDS encoding chorismate mutase, which gives rise to MTEESPSNGENRTPEEMDLEELREEIRTIDQELVELIAQRTYVADTIAAVKDERDLPTTDEKQEEQVMERAGENAAQFDLDPNLVKATFRMLIELNKVHQRENR
- a CDS encoding ribbon-helix-helix domain-containing protein → MSEAATNNGDDEIVTVNFKVTRSFLDEIEDTWQGRGFNSRSEFIRYTLRDAIEHPTFDRDELVALLQAEEDVREQRTMSAEEARERFGTDGANE
- a CDS encoding type II toxin-antitoxin system RelE family toxin, whose amino-acid sequence is MSDDEWTWELASKAQDDLSTLNSNEQQRIIDKLDEIIDSPWRDPPDYGEPLQNSPRRKVRIGEFRLAVTFHRNEYRMIVARIKRRGGAYTADDD
- a CDS encoding CopG family ribbon-helix-helix protein — its product is MRTSFNIPDDVVEEFDQVWQEQELENRSRAVREAMLEYIESHSRLEDTSGDVVSLLAFDYRHHEVIRELHAVQHRYQDVILNTSHTHQGEWCLESLFCRGSAERVRELTYQLRDFDGVRRVKVMVIRGSTE
- a CDS encoding helix-turn-helix transcriptional regulator, whose protein sequence is MLFRTTSDPLEDIEFLVRSKHRVAVLDALTESPATREDLRAETAASPSTISRTVRAFEERNWISRNGDRYEATQLGAFVATGMRDLIDRLETERTLRDVWQWFPSDAGGFTVEMVADATVTVAESDAPYAPVNRFLSLLRETDQFRFVGADIALLEPCKDELRQQIVSGMQTSIIDPPSVAEYILSTYRDHCSPALERRNFTVKLHDDLPPYGVSLFDDRIAVSCYDPDSGMVRAILDTDDPVARDWAESIFESYHDEARPLALEGTEA
- the udk gene encoding uridine kinase translates to MSIPSYMVAIAGGTGAGKTTVSRELADAVGEAVTRIPLDNYYKDLSHLEYEERESVNYDHPSAFEWDLLCDHLDSLSRGQAVEMPQYDFGVHNRKDETVTVEPTDVMVLEGILSLYDERILEMLDLRVYVMTDADVRILRRIQRDVIERGRDLEGVIDRYLGTVKPMHEQFVEPTKSDADVIIPEGANRVAVDLLTEKVQAELGTDSTDVTERGSFDSLEGRSSTVGTESDRSD